The segment TTTTGAACAAATTAGACACAAAAATGATGCCTAGTATTATGTAAGAAACTTGATATGGTTTATTAGGTGATTAATGCTTAATGTATAGTTGGTATTATGATCACTTCTTAATGGTCATGGTAGAATATTCTATAGTAAACATACATtttttagaatattctaatagaataatgtaTAATGGCAtcattattctattagaataatatTATATGTTACATATACCTATATAACATTCTTACATGTATAATCTTGTAATATAATAATTTGATAACAAAACATTATACTGCAATCATTCGTATATACTTCAATGCAAAAATTAAAGATTGAaaatattagaagaatcaatatgttTTCAAATGTATCACACATCATCACAAACCAAATGTCTCATACATCATCACAAACCAAAACATCTGAAAAATGTCCAAACTAAAGAAATTCAAACTTTTATCTATATGGTATTATTGAACTTTATTGAAATATGAAAAAAATCGAAATATATTTCTAGACATAACTATGCACTATGTACCTTGGAGTTATTCAACAATGTCAAACATTTCCTTGAATTATGCCCTTTAACCCCACATGTTTTGCATGATCTTGATTGCTTGTTACCTTGAATAGTAGCCTTCTCCAAAacactttttaaatgttttcttgTGCCAGAACCTTTATTCTTCATCATAGGTGGATTTTCAACATCAACAACTACAGGATTCGTAGTAGCTCCGTAAAGTTTATCAATATGAGCTTCTTTTGTAGCCGGGGATTCGTCTGAACCTTGTTCACTAATATTAGTCATAAAAACTTCTAGATTTTGCATGAACTCTTCTAACTTCTTGTCATCATTACTTAATGAAGACAAGCATTGATCAAGCATGGAAAAAGCTTTGTATGCAACCTTCTCAACATTTCCAGACGAAACACCATATCTAAACGTCCTTTTCAAAACTGTGGTCGGGATAATATCTCTTCTCCATCTCTTAAGAATGTATCTTGACGGAATCTCTTGTATGTCATAAATCTTTAGAATATAGAAGATGTGTCTACAAAAAATTCCAAACCGCTCAAAAAGCATGCATGAACATTTCACCGTTAGATCTTCTCTGTTGAATTCAACCTGTTTCAAAAGTATTAGGATATTAAGTATattcaaaaaagaaaaattagaataTTTTTCAAAAGTATTAGAATATTAAGTATAttctaaaaagaaaaattagaatcaaataaaaaaatttaaagacAATAATTtagtaataaaaaattataatattagaATTATAAAATGTCAACATTACCTCGAAATCACCTTCACTTGTGTTAAAATTCCATTCACAATCGATGTCAACCTTTTCTTTTTTCTCAACTACTACCTTCTTCTTTGATAGATTTGTCCTTTTATGTTTGACAATGCATATTTCGGAAACAACGCCTGAAGTAACGCTCTTATGTGAACAAGAAACAAGTGAATGAAGAATCTGCCTCTGCACCATGAGAAAAATAGTCCTGGTGTATACCATATATGCATGTTTCTCCATATCTTCAATAGGTGTTTTGATGATTGGAATTATAGTAGATGTatcaaaatcaaatttgatcTGATTATTCCTTTGCCTTTCCATAATAGACTCAAAAGCATACATG is part of the Lactuca sativa cultivar Salinas chromosome 7, Lsat_Salinas_v11, whole genome shotgun sequence genome and harbors:
- the LOC111894936 gene encoding protein FAR1-RELATED SEQUENCE 5-like, which gives rise to MKDFEMRWDALMVKYKLQDNKWMKDMFDLRSSWIPTYFKDVPMSGLMRTTSRSESENSAFNRVSHHGNTLNNFMYAFESIMERQRNNQIKFDFDTSTIIPIIKTPIEDMEKHAYMVYTRTIFLMVQRQILHSLVSCSHKSVTSGVVSEICIVKHKRTNLSKKKVVVEKKEKVDIDCEWNFNTSEGDFEVEFNREDLTVKCSCMLFERFGIFCRHIFYILKIYDIQEIPSRYILKRWRRDIIPTTVLKRTFRYGVSSGNVEKVAYKAFSMLDQCLSSLSNDDKKLEEFMQNLEVFMTNISEQGSDESPATKEAHIDKLYGATTNPVVVDVENPPMMKNKGSGTRKHLKSVLEKATIQGNKQSRSCKTCGVKGHNSRKCLTLLNNSKMFCIYE